The Vespa velutina chromosome 2, iVesVel2.1, whole genome shotgun sequence sequence ATACCAGTGAATAAGCCTGCACACATTCAAAATAGAAGGTCTTTTCAATGTCCTAGAAAGgggatattttataatttatggaATATAATGAAACATCTTATGTGTTGTATCTTATGTTGTCTTCCtgctttaaatattatttcatttacatttatacgATGGATCATCATTTAACAggcatatgtttatatttaccaaacgtaataatattctttaaaaacgGAAACCGACTGTGTCGAGAGCAACTAAATATTTggcattctatatatatatatatttttttattttttctttttttcatacaaaacTTGAGTGATGagatataacaaaaagaaaaaaaaaaaaaaaaaaaaaaaaaaaaaagaaaagaaaaaaaaagaaaacaaaaaaggaatcgatttgaaagaaaaaatatattttaaacctatatattataaatattacatatatatatatattagttatctaagaagagagagaggaagagagagagagagagagagagagagagagagagagagagaaagagagagaaagagagagagagagagagagagagtatatatgGAATGCAACTATACCGTGAGGGATTAACTTTTTACATTTGCAGTTGCATGTCCTTAAAGTTTAATGTGCCTGCATACATTTATCACACGTACATTGTACTATCAATATCTCCAACGAaattcttttgtctttctttgcttaaatcttataatacaaTTCTTTGCTTTTACACACTTTGCGTGACAAACACTAACATCCAGGTACTATGTGTCACGAGGTACTTTGAAAGACATAtccatgaaaaaaaaggaaaaaaaaaaaagaaaaaaaaaaaaaaaaagaagaaaaaaaaaagaaactagtGATAAAGAGAATCTCCAGGTGATTGTTTACGATATTTCGGAGAGAAATATTGGCAGAATCAAATTCACActtctaatattattgattatgtGCAAgcaatataaatcaataaagcCTCCACAAAGCAGGCCATAAACGTGCATTTCATGTACCGTAGCTGTGAAGTACATATATCACTGTAATAGTAACTTTTACAATAAATAgcacaataatattaattttttttcttattaaacgtTGGTTCTTTACTAAATGTGTGCCGTACACATTGGGCCATAGTATCTGATTTAGCAAATTAAGTAAGCGTTATCGTTTGTTGAGTATGTTAGATAAAATTCTAAGCTTTGATTGTAATTCTGGCATTGGTGGTAAAGCTTCTTCCATTAAATTTCGTAATCTACATAAATCAGGTAATTTTTCACACGattcgatatttaataattctgtAAAGAATGGTTCCCAAGCGGCCTTCTTTGCAtacctgtatgtatataaataacataatattttaggtttatttacaaatgttaGTATTCGCAGTTACAATATtagttataaattaatgatctTACCTTGGCAACTTTGAATTTATAAACCAATGATCACCAACGTTTGATACTCTCATATAATTAccaaataataaacaatggcTCGTGGCCGCCAAACAATATAAATCTGTCTGATACGTCCAAGGCCGTCCAGTTTGCATTTCAATGCAGGTAAATTCTTCGGTTTTTATGATATGAGTAAATGTTGTTTTTTCTGGTAATAAACTCATATCTATACTGCATCCAAAATCAATCAACTGTATTGTTGGCCTAACATCCTCTGTTGgtctattaaaagaaaaaaaaaaagaaaaaaaaaaaaaaagaaaagaaaaaggaaagatcaaAATCAAATTGTACTTTATATtacttgtaattattaatgaattttattgtatgtggaaaattaaattataaaaatacttacaatcgcataaataagaaattatccGGTTTTATATCTCCATGTATAATTTGGCATTTATGTAAATGTTCAACAATTTGAAGCATTTcgatagtaaagaaaataGCAAGTGGTTCTATTAATGGTTTACCGGTGGACATTTTAACTTGATTAGTTACGGCTAATAATGTTCCAAATTTGGAAAATTCTGAAACTAGTACACTGCCATTATTTGCTATATAAGCTATTGAAACATCCATAAATCCTCGAAGCtgtaatcaataataatggtaatgtatataactaatgattattaagataatttattaaaaataaataatgtgtaATATGTCCATACCATATGTGGATTTTTAAGGCGGGTTTTTATTTCcctaacaatataatattcccAAACCCATGCAGGTTTTTGGGTTTTTAAAGCAACACTGTGACCTGTCTGCATATTTACTGCTTTAAAAACTGTTCCATACATTCCTTTCCCAAGGCACTTTTCCAAATTATACGCTTCAGAtcctttaaataaaaaaagaaattagagagaaatgaaaatacttatttacaaaatatatgcgcatatttcttttttaaactaatttattgatataataataatgataatgtaaattatttatagtttaCTAACCAAGCGTAATCATAGTAGAAGGCACAAACTTATTTAAGTTAGTATTTATTCTCATATATCCTTCTGCATGTTGTGATAATGGAAATTTCATGTTTTTCAAAAGACCGGCAATTAAATTCTTATCAAAAGGATTAATATCTCCAGAAGGAAGTTGAAAGATTTCTTCTTCCACCTGTTCCATTGGTTCATGCTCTTCGCATTCCATAGTATCAGTTTTTTCCTGATTGTCTGTTTCACTACTAAGTTTAAAATTGATAGATTTTCGTAAGTcacaattattctttatttctgaCGTTATTTGATCCACATTTCGTTGTACCGTACGTGGACTTTGAGCATGTACAGCTTGAATTTGAGCACGCATTTTCTGTTCGTATGGTTGACTGGCCGCTATTACAGAATCGTTATGTGTTTGTTCTATAtaatgttagaaaaatattattattttaataaaaatactttggtagaaaatatttaataatatattacataatgatGAATATATACTAACGTAATCCCGATTCTTTAATCAAACTCATTTCCTCTCTTGTTAACGTAAAACCTAAAGGAGCTGTTCTTGTATTGGCACTAGAGGCTGAACTACTTGAAACATATTCCCTAGTTGATTCCATTATAACACTTAATTTTTCATCTGCATTAGCATTATTTACATCTggaattctattaaaaataataatatattattaaatgttaaatcttaaatacatttatagtttcatttgatttatagttaattattatatacgtataaaaagggaaataacGTACGTTTGATGTGGAACATTTTGGCTTGAAAATTGTGGCACATCCTTTGGTCTATGCGATAATCTAAAATGGTTAGTCATAGGAGTAGAACTACTTAATAAAGCATTGCATGCTTCAGTATAGCAGGTATCATTCGGTCCTGATAAGGGTGCTATACCAAGGGTATCATCCGTATACAAGTTATTTTCTTCCGTTAATTTTGGTGGCATGTTTTCCTCGAGTGGTCCATTATAATCAATAACAATggcattttctttattttcagcATTCTCCAAATATTTTAAGTCTCTACGATTCATGCCCGGTGATTTGATATATGGTAATTCAGGAGGCATCCTATAAGGTTTATTTGCCTCGACATTAGGTTCACTGTACGATGGATAATGTAGTGATTTTTGAGGTTCTGAATTTTGTTGTAGAAGAGGTGGTTCCAACGAGGACGGATATTGTTGATATCCTATATCATTTGGTAACATATTGCCAAAGGAAGGATGCTGCATTTGCTGCATATGATGATGCGGATGGTGTGCCTGATGCGGTAAATGTTGACTGTGTGGCGAATGATGATGTACATGTGAATGGTGATGTTGAAGTTGTGAATGTGATTGAAGGTGTTGAGACTGTGAAAGGGATTGATGATGCAAAGAGTGTGCTTGTTGATGGGGTTGTATCAATTGATGATGCGGATGATGTGATAATTGTTGTACTTGTTGATCGTGATGCTGAAATAaagtttattcttattttcttatatatgtatatatatatatatatatacacacgcacgcacatacataaaAATCAATACTCTTTTGTGACATGctagataataaaaacatatattattattgttatttgttGTTGTCGTACCTGTATTTGGTAATGATACGTATTTTGTAATCCATGATTTCCA is a genomic window containing:
- the LOC124946601 gene encoding uncharacterized protein LOC124946601 isoform X2 — encoded protein: MDPATVIALCKENIQPLRYGRNAAQLGTALRAQEDVETQQLLLQEKQMYEDAIRNYEGDDPLENWYEYILWIEQSYPKSGHESHIGKLLQQCLATFEKETKYYQDQRYIRLWINYINMQKNPLELYQLLYNNGIGTMVADIYRAWAFELEQIEDYKQADEIYLLGLRARAEPLDELDYAHKNFQLAVARKTLGRVDDRGDVSIFEQRQAFSSLKAIKAGKRISTIRTGHRVRDYFPGSISQVTTMQNTRPNSRVQIYQDDIAGEMKGASILDHVPIEDMHKENTIKPGPWNSGMKKSNLLSSSVKTAFKVHEDEIDDNDMQKIRLFPNHTSFFDGSKYPEHMMIPVCVQDRPNPNVILKPHYPKQIVYANNMDISMEEIRAQRYLLKRQNQDIHKKYSDLDIDDKCSRNPDLQNQQKIMERESQNHSITLQELQQHRQEFAQQKMVQRQHNLELQRREIEHLEIERHRIQIEQQELQRQQYEVDKQTLENQRHDAKQQELKRLEAERLEAERIEAERIEAERIEAERVEAQRIEAERIEAQRIEAERIEAERIEAQRIEAERIEAERIEAERIEAQRMEAELNTQRKLQTSYLHSHHTSSLSTDNEEHLLGQSLTVNTKEAISAVQDLWHSPSVTPATPRFRNPIPPRMTDSRTKLSFDIHMDSSMTQHAMSSKHHQGYSIQPYDDQENHQSFHAPHQSYVSSAQHTPYGNHGLQNTYHYQIQHHDQQVQQLSHHPHHQLIQPHQQAHSLHHQSLSQSQHLQSHSQLQHHHSHVHHHSPHSQHLPHQAHHPHHHMQQMQHPSFGNMLPNDIGYQQYPSSLEPPLLQQNSEPQKSLHYPSYSEPNVEANKPYRMPPELPYIKSPGMNRRDLKYLENAENKENAIVIDYNGPLEENMPPKLTEENNLYTDDTLGIAPLSGPNDTCYTEACNALLSSSTPMTNHFRLSHRPKDVPQFSSQNVPHQTIPDVNNANADEKLSVIMESTREYVSSSSASSANTRTAPLGFTLTREEMSLIKESGLQQTHNDSVIAASQPYEQKMRAQIQAVHAQSPRTVQRNVDQITSEIKNNCDLRKSINFKLSSETDNQEKTDTMECEEHEPMEQVEEEIFQLPSGDINPFDKNLIAGLLKNMKFPLSQHAEGYMRINTNLNKFVPSTMITLGSEAYNLEKCLGKGMYGTVFKAVNMQTGHSVALKTQKPAWVWEYYIVREIKTRLKNPHMLRGFMDVSIAYIANNGSVLVSEFSKFGTLLAVTNQVKMSTGKPLIEPLAIFFTIEMLQIVEHLHKCQIIHGDIKPDNFLFMRLPTEDVRPTIQLIDFGCSIDMSLLPEKTTFTHIIKTEEFTCIEMQTGRPWTYQTDLYCLAATSHCLLFGNYMRVSNVGDHWFINSKLPRYAKKAAWEPFFTELLNIESCEKLPDLCRLRNLMEEALPPMPELQSKLRILSNILNKR
- the LOC124946601 gene encoding uncharacterized protein LOC124946601 isoform X1, with amino-acid sequence MDPATVIALCKENIQPLRYGRNAAQLGTALRAQEDVETQQLLLQEKQMYEDAIRNYEGDDPLENWYEYILWIEQSYPKSGHESHIGKLLQQCLATFEKETKYYQDQRYIRLWINYINMQKNPLELYQLLYNNGIGTMVADIYRAWAFELEQIEDYKQADEIYLLGLRARAEPLDELDYAHKNFQLAVARKTLGRVDDRGDVSIFEQRQAFSSLKAIKAGKRISTIRTGHRVRDYFPGSISQVTTMQNTRPNSRVQIYQDDIAGEMKGASILDHVPIEDMHKENTIKPGPWNSGMKKSNLLSSSVKTAFKVHEDEIDDNDMQKIRLFPNHTSFFDGSKYPEHMMIPVCVQDRPNPNVILKPHYPKQIVYANNMDISMEEIRAQRYLLKSRQNQDIHKKYSDLDIDDKCSRNPDLQNQQKIMERESQNHSITLQELQQHRQEFAQQKMVQRQHNLELQRREIEHLEIERHRIQIEQQELQRQQYEVDKQTLENQRHDAKQQELKRLEAERLEAERIEAERIEAERIEAERVEAQRIEAERIEAQRIEAERIEAERIEAQRIEAERIEAERIEAERIEAQRMEAELNTQRKLQTSYLHSHHTSSLSTDNEEHLLGQSLTVNTKEAISAVQDLWHSPSVTPATPRFRNPIPPRMTDSRTKLSFDIHMDSSMTQHAMSSKHHQGYSIQPYDDQENHQSFHAPHQSYVSSAQHTPYGNHGLQNTYHYQIQHHDQQVQQLSHHPHHQLIQPHQQAHSLHHQSLSQSQHLQSHSQLQHHHSHVHHHSPHSQHLPHQAHHPHHHMQQMQHPSFGNMLPNDIGYQQYPSSLEPPLLQQNSEPQKSLHYPSYSEPNVEANKPYRMPPELPYIKSPGMNRRDLKYLENAENKENAIVIDYNGPLEENMPPKLTEENNLYTDDTLGIAPLSGPNDTCYTEACNALLSSSTPMTNHFRLSHRPKDVPQFSSQNVPHQTIPDVNNANADEKLSVIMESTREYVSSSSASSANTRTAPLGFTLTREEMSLIKESGLQQTHNDSVIAASQPYEQKMRAQIQAVHAQSPRTVQRNVDQITSEIKNNCDLRKSINFKLSSETDNQEKTDTMECEEHEPMEQVEEEIFQLPSGDINPFDKNLIAGLLKNMKFPLSQHAEGYMRINTNLNKFVPSTMITLGSEAYNLEKCLGKGMYGTVFKAVNMQTGHSVALKTQKPAWVWEYYIVREIKTRLKNPHMLRGFMDVSIAYIANNGSVLVSEFSKFGTLLAVTNQVKMSTGKPLIEPLAIFFTIEMLQIVEHLHKCQIIHGDIKPDNFLFMRLPTEDVRPTIQLIDFGCSIDMSLLPEKTTFTHIIKTEEFTCIEMQTGRPWTYQTDLYCLAATSHCLLFGNYMRVSNVGDHWFINSKLPRYAKKAAWEPFFTELLNIESCEKLPDLCRLRNLMEEALPPMPELQSKLRILSNILNKR